In a single window of the Larimichthys crocea isolate SSNF chromosome XVII, L_crocea_2.0, whole genome shotgun sequence genome:
- the LOC104923518 gene encoding protein ANKUB1, with protein sequence MRVFISFEGSCEPFDIPSDQTVGGMKQMVKDHFLVKLSDDKQVRQYLELSYGGAALQDNWALCDVGITCGSAIRCLIKSEQRPVIRVFNAVTGETFPIMGSEALLHMSVAGLKTVVSMQSGLPVSTFRLSTPTGVQLYDCNQLQDYAVEVGTTLRLDTWDGWVKFLQGCLLGHKLTVQSHLSQKKPVMRFQLQVALYIAASLGHLDLADWLLERGAHAEEPVGVHPYRQWCHQTAHRDTGKCPIHIAAESNQLLILKLFITKKILILACQDAAGRDPLKVALQCGHRDCVRYLANKLYSVVSLPNMSLPMRIYLQIKRWASLGQKKASSNRCQYTCAAFKARIGDTLLVDGFSEPNMSSKSRKPVTKPSRGIKNKALHPLPPISNSHLASERVPPQPSSLQSVSSGDFKDMQKKQKEDYLYRDALVKAAEYSTNPHQEARPYHGLILDDGS encoded by the exons ATGAGGGTTTTCATCAGCTTCGAGGGCTCCTGTGAGCCTTTTGACATCCCTTCAGATCAGACTGTGGGGGGCATGAAACAGATGGTGAAG gatCACTTTCTTGTGAAACTTTCTGATGACAAACAGGTCCGGCAGTACTTGGAGCTGAGCTACGGTGGTGCAGCGCTGCAGGACAACTGGGCTCTGTGTGACGTGGGCATTACATGTGGCAGTGCCATCCGATGCCTGATAAAg AGTGAACAAAGGCCTGTGATACGCGTGTTCAATGCTGTGACGGGAGAAACCTTTCCAATCATGGGAAGTGAGGCTCTTTTGCATATGTCTGTTGCTGGATTGAAAACTGTGGTGTCCATGCAAAGTGGCCTCCCCGTCAGCACCTTCAGACTGAGCACACCCACTGGTGTACAACTCTATGACTGCAACCAACTACAAGACTATGCCGTTGAAGTGG GCACCACTCTCCGTTTGGACACATGGGATGGGTGGGTGAAGTTCCTCCAGGGTTGCCTCCTGGGTCATAAATTGACAGTTCAGAGCCACCTATCACAGAAGAAGCCAGTGATGAG GTTTCAACTGCAGGTAGCACTATACATCGCTGCATCTTTAGGCCACTTGGATctggctgactggctgctgGAAAGGGGGGCACACGCTGAAGAACCCGTAGGAGTCCATCCATACCGCCAGTGGTGCCACCAAACAGCCCACAGAGACACCGGAAAGTGTCCCATCCATATAGCTGCAGAGAGCAATCAGCTCCTCATCCTGAAACTGTTCATCACCAAGAAAATCTTGATCTTGGCTTGTCAGGACGCAGCAGGTCGTGACCCTTTGAAAGTTGCTCTTCAGTGTGGTCACAGGGACTGTGTGCGCTACTTAGCCAACAAGCTGTACTCAGTAGTATCTCTGCCAAACATGTCCCTGCCCATGCGTATCTACCTCCAGATAAAACGCTGGGCGAGTTTGGGGcaaaaaaaagcatcttccAATCGATGCCAGTACACCTGTGCTGCCTTCAAAGCCAGGATAGGGGATACGCTGCTGGTAGATGGCTTCAGTGAGCCAAATATGAGCTCCAAATCTAGGAAACCTGTGACCAAACCCAGTAGAGGAATCAAAAACAAAGCTTTGCACCCATTACCTCCTATCAGCAACTCACACCTTGCCTCCGAAAGGGTGCCACCCCAACCATCCAGCCTGCAGTCTGTGAGCTCTGGTGACTttaaagacatgcagaaaaagcagaaagaagat TACCTTTACAGAGATGCCTTGGTCAAAGCAGCTGAGTATAGCACGAACCCTCATCAGGAAGCACGTCCATACCATGGCCTGATACTGGATGATGGATCCTGA